The Rhodococcus triatomae genome includes a window with the following:
- a CDS encoding phosphonatase-like hydrolase, whose protein sequence is MSLVVFDMAGTTVEDGGLVRRSFLAADEHAGLSANDGDRAAMLDYVTETMGQSKIVVFRHLARGDEERAQAANDEFERCYARLVADGECSPVPGAEDVFAALRESGMKTALTTGFSPDTQAAILDALGWQRIADVTLCPGEGIRGRPFPDMPLTALLRTETDSVQQMVVVGDSASDVISGRRAGARASVGVRTGAHDETVLRTAGATHVLASVAEIPALLAELRS, encoded by the coding sequence GTGAGCCTCGTCGTCTTCGACATGGCCGGCACCACCGTCGAGGACGGCGGGCTCGTGCGGCGCTCCTTCCTCGCCGCGGACGAACATGCCGGACTGTCCGCGAACGACGGCGACCGCGCCGCCATGCTCGACTACGTCACCGAGACGATGGGACAGTCGAAGATCGTCGTCTTCCGGCACCTCGCCCGGGGCGACGAGGAACGCGCGCAGGCCGCCAACGACGAGTTCGAGCGCTGCTACGCCCGGTTGGTCGCCGACGGTGAGTGCAGCCCCGTCCCCGGCGCCGAGGACGTCTTCGCCGCATTGCGGGAGAGCGGGATGAAAACCGCACTCACGACGGGGTTCTCACCCGACACCCAGGCCGCGATCCTCGACGCGCTGGGGTGGCAACGGATCGCGGACGTGACACTGTGCCCGGGCGAGGGCATCCGCGGCCGCCCCTTCCCGGACATGCCGTTGACCGCGCTCCTGCGCACCGAGACCGATTCCGTGCAGCAGATGGTCGTCGTCGGGGACAGTGCCTCCGACGTGATCAGCGGGCGGCGCGCGGGTGCCCGTGCCAGCGTCGGTGTCCGCACCGGCGCCCACGACGAGACGGTGCTCCGCACCGCCGGAGCCACCCACGTCCTCGCATCGGTGGCCGAGATCCCGGCACTCCTCGCCGAACTCCGGTCCTGA
- a CDS encoding SDR family oxidoreductase, with translation MGEETNSPLHVLVTGATGYIGGRLAPRLVDAGRQVRVLARSPDKLREVPWAADVEIACGDLGDPATLREAFTGIDVVYYLVHSMTAGGRFEEVEERNARNVADAAVAAGVRRIVYLGGLHPAGVDLSPHLSSRTRVGEILMDSGIPTVVLQAGVVIGSGSASFEMIRHLTNRLPVMTTPRWVNNRIQPIGVRDVLHYLEAAAAAPLARSRTFDIGGPDVLRYGEMMQVYAEAAGLYRRRIVVLPVLTPKLAGLWIGLVTPIPPSIGRALLESLQNDAVVREHDIDDVIAPPAEGLTPYRVAVELALARIHDGTVETTWAGASPEGAPSDPLPSDPDWAGEVVFTDERSQDADADLDVLWDVVESIGGENGWYSFPLAWSVRGWLDRLVGGVGLTRGRRNPRRLNTGDPLDFWRVEKIERHALLRLRAEMRAPGGAWLEWRVSALGPGRSRLDQRAVFFPRGLAGRLYWYGILPFHGVIFRGMTSNITRAAERISEEPAPDSGRKTF, from the coding sequence ATGGGTGAGGAAACGAACAGTCCGCTCCACGTTCTCGTCACCGGCGCCACCGGTTACATCGGTGGGCGCCTGGCACCGCGGCTCGTGGACGCCGGGCGGCAGGTGCGGGTCCTGGCCCGGTCCCCGGACAAACTCCGGGAAGTGCCCTGGGCTGCGGACGTCGAGATCGCCTGCGGCGACCTGGGCGATCCGGCCACGCTGCGCGAGGCGTTCACCGGCATCGACGTCGTCTACTACCTCGTCCACTCCATGACGGCCGGGGGCAGGTTCGAGGAGGTCGAGGAGCGCAATGCCCGCAACGTCGCCGATGCTGCGGTCGCAGCGGGGGTGCGGCGGATCGTGTATCTCGGCGGACTGCACCCGGCAGGGGTCGACCTCTCCCCGCACCTGAGTTCCCGGACACGGGTCGGCGAGATCCTGATGGACTCGGGAATCCCGACCGTCGTGCTCCAGGCCGGGGTGGTGATCGGTTCCGGCTCGGCGTCGTTCGAGATGATCCGACATCTCACCAACCGGCTCCCGGTGATGACCACACCCCGGTGGGTGAACAACCGGATCCAGCCGATCGGGGTACGGGACGTCCTGCACTACCTCGAGGCCGCGGCCGCCGCGCCGCTCGCGCGCAGCCGCACGTTCGACATCGGTGGCCCGGACGTGCTCCGGTACGGCGAGATGATGCAGGTATATGCCGAGGCGGCCGGCCTGTACCGGCGACGGATCGTGGTGCTCCCGGTGCTGACGCCGAAGCTCGCCGGCCTCTGGATCGGCCTGGTCACCCCCATCCCGCCGTCGATCGGGCGCGCACTGCTCGAATCGCTGCAGAACGACGCCGTCGTCCGGGAACACGACATCGACGACGTGATCGCGCCGCCTGCGGAGGGGCTCACGCCGTACCGCGTCGCCGTCGAACTCGCGCTGGCCCGTATCCACGACGGCACCGTGGAGACCACGTGGGCGGGTGCGTCGCCGGAAGGGGCGCCCTCCGATCCGCTGCCGTCCGACCCGGACTGGGCCGGCGAGGTCGTGTTCACGGACGAGCGCTCCCAGGACGCCGACGCCGACCTGGACGTCCTGTGGGACGTCGTGGAAAGTATCGGCGGCGAGAACGGCTGGTATTCGTTTCCGCTGGCCTGGTCCGTGCGTGGGTGGCTCGATCGCCTCGTCGGCGGCGTCGGGCTCACGCGCGGCCGCCGCAATCCGCGCCGGTTGAACACCGGTGATCCGCTGGATTTCTGGCGGGTGGAGAAGATCGAGCGCCACGCGCTGCTGCGGCTGCGGGCCGAGATGCGCGCGCCGGGAGGGGCCTGGCTGGAATGGCGGGTGTCGGCGCTCGGCCCGGGGCGGTCGCGGCTGGATCAGCGTGCGGTGTTCTTTCCGCGAGGTCTCGCCGGCCGGCTGTACTGGTACGGCATCCTGCCGTTCCACGGGGTCATCTTCCGTGGCATGACGTCGAACATCACCCGCGCGGCCGAGCGTATCTCCGAGGAGCCCGCACCGGATTCGGGGCGGAAGACGTTCTAG
- a CDS encoding TIGR01777 family oxidoreductase: MGIDFARTVPAPRDEVFAWHGRPGALSRLSPPWLPMRPVREASSLADGRAVLALPGGLRWVAQHDPESFDPNYRFADYSAALPLRLLAPWRHTHSFTDAGPGNTEIRDHVETPVPGRFLASTFRYRHRQLVDDLAAHRWAAAHLDGPLTVAVTGSSGLVGTALSAFLTTGGHRVIRLVRGQARSDDERRWDPEDPGTDLLQGVDAVVHLAGASIAGRFTGEHKARVRGSRVGPTELLARAAGAAADGPSTFVCASAIGFYGADRGDELLDEGAVRGGGFLADTVEDWEADTEPARVAGLRVVNIRTGIVQSTRGGVLRLQRPLFEIGAGGRLGSGRQWLSWIDLDDLVDVYHRALVDTALSGPVNAVAPEPVRNSEYTRVLARVLRRPAVLPVPELGPRILLGKEGARELALASQRVTPARLAERDHRFRFPDLEQSLRHQCGRLTDRTTDPASS, encoded by the coding sequence ATGGGAATCGACTTCGCCCGGACCGTCCCGGCGCCGCGGGACGAGGTGTTCGCGTGGCACGGCAGGCCGGGTGCACTCTCCCGCCTGTCGCCGCCGTGGCTCCCGATGCGGCCGGTCCGGGAGGCGTCGTCGCTGGCCGACGGCCGCGCCGTGCTCGCCCTCCCCGGCGGGCTGCGCTGGGTCGCACAGCACGATCCCGAGTCGTTCGATCCGAACTACCGTTTCGCCGACTACTCGGCGGCACTGCCGTTGCGGCTGCTGGCGCCGTGGCGACACACCCACAGCTTCACCGACGCCGGGCCCGGGAACACCGAGATCCGCGACCACGTCGAGACGCCCGTTCCCGGCCGCTTCCTGGCCTCGACGTTCCGTTACCGGCACCGCCAGCTGGTCGACGATCTCGCCGCACACCGCTGGGCCGCAGCTCATCTCGACGGCCCGCTCACCGTGGCCGTGACCGGCAGCTCGGGACTGGTCGGAACCGCCCTGAGCGCCTTCCTCACCACCGGCGGGCACCGGGTGATCCGGCTGGTCCGGGGGCAGGCGCGGTCCGACGACGAACGCCGCTGGGACCCGGAAGACCCCGGAACCGACCTGTTGCAGGGCGTCGACGCCGTCGTGCACCTCGCCGGAGCGTCCATCGCCGGGCGTTTCACGGGCGAGCACAAGGCGAGGGTGCGCGGCAGCCGCGTCGGGCCCACCGAACTGCTCGCGCGGGCCGCCGGGGCCGCCGCCGACGGACCGTCCACGTTCGTGTGCGCGTCGGCGATCGGCTTCTACGGTGCGGACCGCGGAGACGAACTGCTGGACGAGGGTGCGGTGCGGGGCGGCGGATTCCTGGCCGACACGGTCGAGGACTGGGAGGCCGACACCGAACCCGCACGGGTGGCGGGACTGCGGGTGGTCAACATCCGCACCGGGATCGTCCAGTCCACCCGCGGCGGCGTGCTGCGTTTGCAGCGTCCCCTGTTCGAGATCGGTGCCGGGGGCCGCCTCGGGAGCGGACGACAGTGGCTGTCGTGGATCGACCTGGACGACCTGGTGGACGTGTATCACCGCGCGCTCGTGGACACGGCGTTGTCCGGCCCCGTCAATGCGGTGGCACCGGAGCCGGTCCGCAACAGCGAGTACACGCGCGTCCTGGCCCGGGTGCTGCGCCGGCCGGCCGTGCTCCCGGTGCCGGAACTCGGCCCCCGGATCCTGCTCGGCAAGGAAGGTGCCCGGGAACTGGCCCTGGCCAGCCAGCGCGTCACCCCGGCGCGCCTCGCCGAGCGCGACCACAGATTCCGGTTCCCCGATCTCGAACAATCGCTGCGACACCAGTGTGGGCGCCTCACCGACCGGACAACGGATCCCGCATCTTCGTAG
- a CDS encoding TetR family transcriptional regulator: protein MARRTTALTRAVIRDAALELIDEGGLDGLSMRKLAARLGVQAPSLYSHYTNKNDLLEDVASAIMEHVDISGFGAGWREGLIVWARSYRSALGAHPNIVPFLAYGPSTREASLRRADAVHGSLVGAGWPPRTATMIGASTKYLVVGAAMSSFASGFVDDVRVYHDRYPNLVQAHRIREHADEIDRDSFELALAAFVTGLDAMYAAANAAPEQADPSEH from the coding sequence ATGGCACGCCGGACGACCGCGCTGACCCGGGCAGTGATCCGAGACGCCGCGCTGGAACTGATCGACGAAGGCGGCCTCGACGGCCTGTCGATGCGCAAGCTCGCCGCCCGGCTCGGTGTCCAGGCACCCTCGCTGTACAGCCACTACACGAACAAGAACGATCTGCTCGAGGACGTCGCCTCGGCCATCATGGAGCACGTCGACATCAGCGGCTTCGGCGCCGGATGGCGCGAGGGGCTGATCGTGTGGGCCCGCTCGTACCGCTCCGCGCTGGGTGCTCACCCCAACATCGTCCCTTTTCTCGCCTACGGCCCGAGCACCCGTGAGGCATCGCTGCGGCGGGCGGACGCCGTCCACGGGTCGCTCGTCGGTGCCGGATGGCCACCCCGCACGGCGACGATGATCGGCGCCTCCACGAAATATCTCGTCGTCGGCGCCGCGATGTCGTCCTTCGCCTCCGGCTTCGTCGACGACGTGCGGGTCTATCACGATCGATACCCGAACCTGGTTCAGGCGCACAGGATCCGCGAGCACGCGGACGAGATCGACCGGGACAGTTTCGAGCTCGCGCTCGCCGCGTTCGTCACCGGACTCGATGCGATGTACGCGGCGGCGAACGCGGCTCCGGAACAGGCCGATCCGTCAGAGCACTGA
- a CDS encoding SGNH/GDSL hydrolase family protein: protein MALHGCHSRGRRSRALRALVVGGAAFVAVGTVTHAAADPVEPEYLHYVAMGDSFTNGAPIPPLDVTQDSALSCSPSAVNYPHLVAESLEPVRFDDRSCGGARTADLTGGAQPQYAALTEDTDLVTVGIGGNDIGLVGLANSCTNPFPEGTPGTVSCAERATAGGRDVYGESITAFAPRYGEIVDEIRSASPRARIVFVGYPTGIRSGGCFPAQPIWPRDADYLQDRIDQLTDVMRASVTAAGAEFVSLRESTVGHDACAVGADRWIEGLVPTDIAAPLHPNRAGHENAAAQVLAALR, encoded by the coding sequence ATGGCACTTCACGGATGCCACAGTCGGGGTCGACGCAGCCGGGCGCTCCGCGCCCTGGTGGTCGGCGGCGCAGCGTTCGTCGCGGTCGGCACGGTGACGCACGCCGCAGCGGATCCGGTCGAGCCGGAGTACCTGCACTACGTGGCGATGGGAGATTCGTTCACCAACGGCGCGCCGATCCCACCACTGGATGTCACGCAGGATTCGGCGCTCTCGTGCAGTCCCTCCGCGGTCAACTATCCGCACCTGGTTGCCGAGTCCCTCGAGCCCGTGCGCTTCGACGACCGGTCCTGCGGCGGCGCCCGGACAGCCGATCTCACCGGCGGTGCGCAGCCACAGTACGCCGCCCTCACCGAGGACACGGACCTGGTCACCGTCGGTATCGGAGGCAACGACATCGGGCTCGTCGGGCTGGCGAATTCGTGCACCAATCCGTTCCCTGAGGGGACGCCAGGCACCGTGTCCTGCGCCGAGCGTGCCACGGCCGGAGGGCGGGACGTGTACGGCGAGAGCATCACGGCTTTCGCGCCGAGGTACGGCGAGATCGTCGACGAGATCCGAAGCGCCTCTCCGCGCGCACGAATCGTGTTCGTCGGATATCCGACCGGGATCCGATCCGGAGGATGCTTTCCGGCACAGCCGATCTGGCCGCGGGATGCGGACTACCTGCAGGACAGGATCGACCAACTCACCGACGTCATGCGCGCGAGTGTCACGGCGGCGGGTGCGGAGTTCGTGAGCCTGCGCGAGTCGACCGTCGGCCACGACGCGTGTGCCGTCGGAGCGGATCGGTGGATCGAGGGACTGGTGCCCACCGACATCGCGGCGCCGTTGCACCCGAATCGAGCCGGTCACGAGAACGCCGCCGCGCAGGTGCTGGCGGCTCTGCGGTGA
- a CDS encoding GntR family transcriptional regulator — protein sequence MGSSRPRHEHVAGELRGRIRDGRYAVGRSLPSEAALCTEFGVSRGPVRQALASLRTEGLVELSQGRPAVVRSRNVTQTLDTFTPFSQWARRTGRAAASRTLEVARRRASGPAAQALALTPDEFVVEVLRVRLLDDEPTMIERSTFVDDVGAHLFEFDTDSGSITDFLTGRGARFDSMEHVLDAVAADRVDADSLGIDRGAPLLRERRTSRDETGRPFEFADDRYRPDLVTFGIVNARTVEPRPAD from the coding sequence ATGGGCAGCTCCCGACCCCGCCACGAACACGTGGCCGGCGAGTTGCGGGGCCGAATTCGCGACGGGCGGTACGCGGTCGGCCGATCTCTGCCGAGCGAGGCCGCACTGTGCACGGAGTTCGGTGTCTCCCGGGGGCCGGTGCGCCAAGCCCTGGCCAGCCTCCGCACCGAGGGCCTGGTGGAACTGTCCCAGGGAAGGCCCGCGGTTGTCCGCAGCCGCAACGTCACTCAGACGCTCGACACGTTCACTCCCTTCTCCCAGTGGGCTCGCCGGACGGGGCGCGCCGCCGCCAGCCGCACCCTCGAGGTCGCCCGGAGGAGGGCGTCCGGCCCGGCCGCGCAGGCGCTCGCCCTCACTCCGGACGAGTTCGTCGTCGAGGTACTGCGCGTGCGTCTGCTGGACGACGAACCGACGATGATCGAGCGGAGCACGTTCGTCGACGACGTCGGTGCCCACCTCTTCGAGTTCGACACCGATTCCGGTTCGATCACGGACTTCCTCACCGGGCGGGGTGCACGTTTCGACTCGATGGAGCACGTCCTGGACGCGGTGGCCGCCGACCGGGTGGACGCCGACAGTCTCGGTATCGACCGGGGCGCACCACTTCTCAGGGAGCGCCGGACGTCCCGCGACGAGACGGGACGCCCATTCGAGTTCGCCGACGACCGGTACCGGCCGGACCTGGTCACCTTCGGCATCGTCAACGCCCGCACCGTCGAGCCGAGGCCGGCCGACTGA
- a CDS encoding VOC family protein produces MKPITPCLWFDTQGEEAAKFYTSLFENSRIVDTTYYAAGMPQPEGSVMTVAFELNGQPFTALNGGPDFTFDEAVSFEIPCENQEQVDKFWNAFAEGGEESRCGWIKDRFGVSWQVVPTRLTELFAGPDPAGVQRAVQAMMQMRKLDIAALEKAYAGE; encoded by the coding sequence ATGAAGCCGATCACCCCGTGTCTCTGGTTCGACACCCAGGGCGAGGAGGCCGCGAAGTTCTACACCTCGCTGTTCGAGAACTCACGGATCGTCGACACCACCTACTACGCCGCCGGAATGCCCCAGCCCGAGGGCAGCGTGATGACGGTGGCATTCGAGCTGAACGGGCAGCCGTTCACCGCCCTCAACGGCGGGCCGGACTTCACGTTCGACGAGGCCGTCTCCTTCGAGATTCCCTGCGAGAACCAGGAGCAGGTGGACAAGTTCTGGAATGCCTTCGCGGAGGGAGGCGAGGAAAGCCGGTGCGGCTGGATCAAGGACCGTTTCGGAGTCTCCTGGCAGGTGGTGCCGACTCGGCTGACCGAGTTGTTCGCGGGACCGGATCCGGCGGGAGTCCAGCGAGCCGTGCAGGCGATGATGCAGATGCGCAAGCTCGACATCGCCGCGCTCGAGAAGGCCTACGCCGGCGAATGA
- a CDS encoding acyl-CoA dehydrogenase family protein, producing MDFELTDEQKMLRDTARELLARNYDAEKRNVVVDTEQGWSPQVWKQIAEMGLLGLTFAEDDGGMGAGPVEVAAVMTEIGRRLAPEPVLDAALIPGGVVAEAGSAAQRARLLPSVAEGSVLLAFAHAEPGVRWPSTAVSTAVERSGDGWVLSGVKNPVGHGGDAHVLVVSASLPDGGVGLFLVDADAEGVSRSTYATHDGSRAAQISFVSAAAEQLGAGDAATERSGAGDAATVIESALVRTQAALCAEAIGAMEEALRLTTEYLKARKQFGVPLATFQTLTHRAADMYVLLELARSMSLYATLSLADGVVDPVVASRAKLQIGRSARKIGQEAIQMHGGIGMTSEYPVGHYVGRLTAIEHTLGGADDHLRVLAERLQPGIPSVL from the coding sequence ATGGATTTCGAACTGACCGACGAACAGAAGATGTTGCGCGACACCGCGCGTGAGCTCCTCGCTCGCAACTACGACGCCGAGAAGCGCAACGTAGTGGTGGACACCGAGCAGGGCTGGAGCCCGCAGGTCTGGAAGCAGATCGCCGAAATGGGGCTGCTGGGTCTGACCTTCGCCGAGGACGACGGCGGGATGGGAGCCGGCCCGGTCGAGGTGGCCGCGGTCATGACCGAGATCGGCCGCCGACTCGCCCCCGAGCCCGTCCTGGATGCCGCGCTGATCCCCGGCGGCGTCGTCGCGGAGGCGGGTTCGGCGGCCCAGCGCGCTCGTCTGCTGCCGTCCGTGGCGGAGGGCAGCGTGCTGCTCGCCTTCGCGCACGCCGAGCCCGGAGTGCGCTGGCCGTCGACCGCAGTCTCCACCGCCGTGGAACGCTCCGGTGACGGGTGGGTTCTCTCCGGGGTCAAGAACCCGGTCGGGCACGGTGGCGACGCCCACGTGCTCGTGGTGTCGGCGTCGCTCCCCGACGGCGGGGTCGGACTGTTCCTCGTGGACGCGGACGCCGAGGGGGTCTCGCGCTCGACATACGCCACCCACGACGGCTCCAGGGCCGCTCAGATCTCCTTCGTGTCCGCTGCGGCCGAACAACTCGGCGCCGGCGACGCGGCGACCGAACGATCAGGCGCCGGCGACGCGGCGACGGTAATCGAATCCGCGCTCGTCCGCACCCAGGCGGCGTTGTGCGCCGAAGCGATCGGGGCGATGGAGGAAGCCCTCCGGCTGACCACCGAATACCTGAAGGCCCGCAAGCAGTTCGGGGTGCCCCTCGCCACCTTCCAGACGCTCACCCACCGCGCCGCGGACATGTACGTGCTACTGGAACTGGCGCGCAGCATGAGCCTGTACGCGACGCTGTCGCTCGCCGACGGCGTCGTGGATCCGGTCGTCGCCTCGCGCGCCAAGCTCCAGATCGGGCGGTCCGCACGCAAGATCGGGCAGGAAGCGATCCAGATGCACGGCGGTATCGGGATGACGTCCGAGTACCCCGTCGGCCACTACGTCGGCCGGCTCACCGCGATCGAACACACTCTCGGCGGTGCGGACGATCATCTGCGGGTTCTCGCCGAGCGCCTCCAACCGGGAATACCTTCAGTGCTCTGA
- a CDS encoding acyl-CoA dehydrogenase family protein produces the protein MNLALTEEEAAFREEMRTFFTTQIPEETRRRYRSGEPLGRDALVESQRILNAAGLAVPHWPVEWGGREWSAVQKHIWLDEMQLASVPEPLAFNANMVGPVIAAFGSQELKERFLPATANLDIWWCQGFSEPEAGSDLASLKTRAVRDGDEYVLNGQKTWTTLAQYADWIFVLARTNPDAPKRQAGISFLLVDLASPGVTVRPIRLIDGGYEVNEVFFEDVRVPAENVVGEENAGWGYAKFLLGNERAGVTRLGFSKVRLAQAKEHASRVVVGSGSLAEDPLFAARVAELENELVALELTQLRVVADSAGGKPSPASSLLKLRGSELQQATLELLVDVAGPDSLPVDAGDAVAAPVWAQRTAPTYLNYRKVSIYSGSSEVQRSIIASSILGL, from the coding sequence ATGAACCTGGCCCTGACCGAGGAGGAGGCGGCGTTCCGGGAGGAGATGCGGACGTTCTTCACGACGCAGATCCCGGAGGAGACCCGCAGGCGGTACCGGAGCGGCGAGCCCCTGGGTCGCGACGCTCTCGTGGAGTCCCAGCGGATTCTGAATGCGGCGGGTCTGGCGGTGCCGCATTGGCCGGTGGAGTGGGGTGGCCGGGAGTGGTCTGCGGTGCAGAAGCACATCTGGTTGGACGAGATGCAGTTGGCGTCGGTGCCGGAGCCGTTGGCGTTCAACGCGAACATGGTGGGTCCGGTGATTGCCGCGTTCGGGTCGCAGGAGTTGAAGGAGCGGTTTCTGCCGGCGACGGCGAATTTGGATATCTGGTGGTGTCAGGGGTTTTCGGAGCCGGAGGCGGGGTCGGATCTGGCGTCGTTGAAGACGCGTGCGGTGCGTGATGGTGACGAGTATGTGCTGAACGGTCAGAAGACGTGGACGACGTTGGCGCAGTATGCGGACTGGATTTTCGTGTTGGCGCGGACGAATCCGGATGCGCCGAAGCGTCAGGCGGGGATTTCGTTTCTGTTGGTGGATCTGGCGTCGCCGGGGGTGACGGTGCGGCCGATTCGGTTGATCGATGGTGGGTACGAGGTCAACGAGGTGTTCTTCGAGGATGTGCGGGTGCCTGCGGAGAATGTGGTGGGTGAGGAGAACGCGGGGTGGGGGTATGCGAAGTTCCTGCTCGGTAACGAGCGGGCGGGGGTGACGCGGTTGGGGTTTTCGAAGGTGCGTCTGGCTCAGGCGAAGGAGCATGCGTCGCGGGTGGTGGTGGGTTCGGGGTCGTTGGCGGAGGATCCGTTGTTCGCGGCGCGGGTGGCGGAGCTCGAGAACGAGTTGGTGGCGTTGGAGTTGACGCAGTTGCGGGTGGTGGCTGATTCGGCGGGGGGTAAGCCGAGTCCGGCGTCGTCGTTGTTGAAGTTGCGGGGTTCGGAGTTGCAGCAGGCGACGTTGGAGTTGCTGGTGGATGTGGCGGGCCCGGACTCGCTGCCGGTCGACGCGGGGGATGCGGTCGCGGCTCCGGTGTGGGCGCAGCGTACGGCGCCGACGTATCTGAACTACCGCAAGGTGTCCATCTACAGCGGGTCGAGTGAAGTGCAGCGCAGCATCATTGCGTCCTCGATTCTCGGATTGTGA
- a CDS encoding PucR family transcriptional regulator produces the protein MSSEPPGMSSELGGLRIAGEPASSMLADPDFTGTIIAHFATCAGPGRALACDDTSGEVTRLTAGCLELARNALDRRRTPTEADLAPVAEAAARWAEAGVALEAVLQLLHESVRMAWRRIAGEAGAPDTEHVRAAAELFGSVLGKITVAAAGAYEGVLALVVETPPASAPERRPQPSPPSTETPAFGGDTSLSFVVLAVHVSTEPDGQRRSTAHDRRLRAQIRAELTRACGPTTLSVLTPDGGTVLLPGTPARDRVDELVDRLSRAADLPVYAAAVPAAALDLAEASHQAHELLDLALRLRLPPGVHRIDELVFEYQVTRPGWGREGLADLLAPLARAPELLLTLETHIDTDLSRKQTALRLDVHPNTVDYRLRRIADLTGLDPSRQDGLRVLETALLSTRL, from the coding sequence ATGTCGAGTGAACCGCCAGGCATGTCGAGTGAGCTCGGGGGCCTCCGCATCGCGGGTGAACCTGCCTCGTCGATGCTGGCGGACCCCGACTTCACCGGGACGATCATCGCGCACTTCGCCACCTGCGCGGGGCCGGGTCGGGCGCTCGCGTGCGACGACACCTCCGGCGAGGTCACCCGGCTCACGGCCGGTTGCCTGGAACTGGCACGCAACGCCCTCGACCGGCGGCGGACACCCACCGAAGCCGACCTGGCGCCGGTCGCCGAAGCGGCCGCACGATGGGCGGAAGCCGGTGTCGCCCTCGAGGCCGTCCTCCAACTCCTGCACGAAAGCGTCCGGATGGCGTGGCGCCGGATCGCCGGGGAGGCCGGGGCGCCGGACACCGAACACGTCCGTGCGGCCGCGGAGCTGTTCGGGTCCGTTCTCGGCAAGATCACCGTCGCGGCTGCCGGAGCGTACGAGGGCGTCCTCGCCCTGGTGGTCGAAACCCCGCCTGCGTCGGCCCCGGAGCGCCGGCCACAGCCGAGCCCGCCGTCGACCGAGACGCCGGCCTTCGGGGGAGACACGAGTCTGTCCTTCGTCGTGCTCGCGGTCCACGTGTCCACGGAACCGGACGGGCAGCGCCGGTCGACGGCTCACGATCGCCGACTCCGGGCCCAGATCCGCGCCGAACTGACCCGGGCCTGCGGACCCACCACACTCAGCGTCCTCACCCCGGACGGCGGCACCGTGCTCCTCCCGGGAACACCGGCCCGCGACCGGGTCGACGAGCTGGTCGATCGACTGTCCCGAGCGGCCGACCTCCCCGTGTACGCGGCAGCCGTACCGGCCGCCGCGCTCGACCTCGCCGAGGCATCGCACCAGGCGCACGAACTGCTCGATCTCGCACTCCGGCTGCGCCTGCCACCCGGCGTCCACCGGATCGACGAACTGGTCTTCGAGTATCAGGTGACCCGGCCCGGCTGGGGCCGTGAGGGCCTGGCGGACCTGCTCGCTCCGCTCGCCCGGGCTCCCGAATTACTGCTCACCCTCGAAACCCACATCGACACCGACCTCAGCCGCAAGCAGACTGCGCTCCGCCTCGACGTCCACCCCAACACGGTCGACTACCGCCTGCGGAGGATCGCCGACCTCACCGGCCTCGACCCGTCCCGACAGGACGGCCTCCGGGTGCTCGAGACGGCACTGCTCTCCACCAGGCTGTAG
- a CDS encoding maleylpyruvate isomerase N-terminal domain-containing protein, whose amino-acid sequence MTELSYLELVDQVARSQGAVERSVAALTEERARQPSLLPGWTRGHVVTHLARNADAHHRFAKAVVSGAPMTEMYPGGPEARAAGIEEGADRPVALLAGDVAFAGRRVIVALRAVTPDRYGTTVPWRRPVPASHLPVLRWRELEIHHVDLGVGYTPSDWPDAFVAHTLATELPALREAAPDVGPPELPDRELLAWLLGRPTRDGLPELPAWPF is encoded by the coding sequence ATGACCGAGCTCTCCTATCTCGAACTCGTCGACCAGGTGGCCCGGTCCCAGGGAGCCGTCGAACGAAGCGTCGCAGCGCTCACCGAGGAGCGGGCACGGCAGCCGTCGCTGCTCCCCGGGTGGACTCGCGGCCACGTCGTCACCCACCTGGCGCGTAACGCGGACGCGCACCATCGGTTCGCGAAGGCTGTCGTCTCGGGCGCACCGATGACCGAGATGTACCCCGGCGGGCCCGAGGCCAGGGCGGCGGGGATCGAGGAGGGTGCGGACCGTCCCGTGGCGTTGCTGGCGGGCGATGTGGCGTTCGCCGGTCGCCGCGTCATCGTTGCCCTGCGCGCAGTGACCCCCGACCGTTACGGCACCACCGTCCCGTGGCGGCGGCCGGTTCCTGCCTCCCACCTCCCGGTGCTGCGCTGGCGCGAGCTGGAGATTCACCACGTCGACCTCGGCGTCGGCTACACGCCGAGCGACTGGCCCGACGCATTCGTCGCGCACACTCTCGCGACGGAACTTCCGGCACTGCGAGAGGCGGCGCCGGACGTCGGACCGCCGGAACTCCCGGATCGTGAACTGCTCGCGTGGCTCCTCGGCCGGCCGACGCGCGACGGGCTGCCGGAACTTCCGGCCTGGCCTTTCTGA